A genomic segment from Amycolatopsis camponoti encodes:
- a CDS encoding helix-turn-helix transcriptional regulator: MLIVPRLGSGIPLVARTHEMRRLRAAFARAERGEAGAVLLSGDAGVGKTRLLTALGEHVEASGGLVLTGRCIDVREGGLPYLPFAEALAPLGSSADPSVAAAVRLRPALGRLLPQGQGLEEPRPAEHPPMTSNDRETMVRPRPEQDLGQLQLFDAVLGVLTEIAQARPVVILLEDLHWADASTRNLLSFLLSRLRAQRLLVVGSYREEDVHRRHPLRGLLSELVRLATVERVDLHPFGTADARKFVEALADEPMPADVVADIVARSEGNPFFAEELLATQTECNDLPAGLAEVLLSRLERLSPDTRRVARVISVANEPVMHGALAEVSGLGELELDEALREAVQHHVLVVLSDGSYTFRHALLQEAVYGDLLPGERSRTHAAYAARIRARPQGRGHDAKLAYHSMQSSDLVTALPALLRAMDEAEKLGAPGSALQHVEQALSIWDAVPEAERPEGFDELRLLHEASYFAGTSGEPERAVAFARSATQALKPDTAADRAAKTWRRLAEALLALEGTLDEATAAIDRAWDLVKDTEPSGTRAWVLAGRAGFLRILEQPEAALESARAAVADAQAVGAAAAEAAALVTLGTLADSAGDPAEAREWLRKAQRKARDAGAPNTEMRATYFLALSYDDHADFAEALDHVTSGVARAEETGLSWSVYGLELRARQLTLRYLMGDWPDESASRAGRGVSSAVAARILAIWSLFVVARGRFDEAAKLVAGLRRHWTADMQIPLSVGDAGIQLAYWRGDRAEAVRRAEDLIGWLERIEPGLLAGIRVAAVGVTAAAAHAADARVRGDQATAAAAVAAGERMLAHGRMCAVVGQPRSGTLGPEGRAWLARLEAAASCLTGRGDAEKWAAAAAAFGYGAVYEQAICHWHEAEALLAADGDAGAAIEAAHAVAVRLGAIPLRDAVRDLAHRARVELAGVEPAAPARTVADPLTDRERDVLERVALGRTNRQVGEELYISEKTVSVHLSRVMAKLGASRRAEAVAIAYDRGLLTAPTAEHA; the protein is encoded by the coding sequence ATGCTGATCGTGCCCCGACTCGGCTCCGGAATCCCGCTCGTCGCCCGTACCCACGAGATGCGGCGGCTCCGCGCCGCCTTCGCCAGGGCAGAACGTGGCGAAGCCGGCGCGGTGCTGCTCTCGGGGGACGCCGGGGTCGGCAAGACCCGGCTGCTGACCGCGCTCGGCGAGCACGTCGAGGCGAGCGGTGGGCTGGTGCTCACCGGCCGCTGCATCGACGTCCGCGAAGGCGGTCTTCCTTATCTTCCGTTCGCCGAAGCGCTCGCCCCGCTGGGCAGCTCGGCGGACCCGTCGGTGGCCGCCGCGGTGCGGCTCCGGCCCGCGCTCGGGCGGCTGCTGCCGCAGGGCCAGGGCCTGGAGGAACCGCGCCCGGCCGAACACCCGCCGATGACCTCGAACGACCGGGAGACCATGGTGCGTCCCCGGCCCGAGCAGGATCTCGGCCAGCTGCAGTTGTTCGACGCGGTACTGGGGGTGCTGACCGAGATCGCCCAGGCGCGCCCGGTGGTGATCCTGCTGGAGGATCTCCACTGGGCCGACGCCTCGACCCGCAACCTGCTGTCCTTCCTGCTCAGCAGGCTGCGGGCGCAGCGGCTGCTGGTCGTGGGCAGCTACCGCGAGGAGGACGTGCACCGGCGTCACCCGCTGCGCGGCCTGCTGTCGGAGCTGGTCCGCCTCGCCACCGTCGAGCGCGTCGACCTGCACCCCTTCGGTACCGCCGACGCCCGGAAGTTCGTCGAGGCGCTGGCCGACGAGCCGATGCCGGCCGACGTCGTGGCCGACATCGTCGCCCGGTCCGAGGGCAACCCGTTCTTCGCCGAGGAGCTGCTTGCCACCCAGACCGAGTGCAACGACCTGCCCGCCGGGCTCGCCGAAGTGCTGCTGTCCCGGCTCGAGCGCCTCTCGCCGGACACCCGCCGGGTGGCCCGCGTGATCTCGGTGGCGAACGAGCCGGTGATGCACGGCGCGCTCGCCGAGGTCTCGGGGCTGGGGGAGCTGGAGCTCGACGAGGCGCTGCGCGAAGCCGTCCAGCACCACGTCCTGGTGGTGCTGTCCGACGGCTCCTACACGTTCCGGCACGCGTTGCTGCAGGAAGCGGTCTACGGCGACCTGCTGCCGGGGGAGCGGTCGCGCACGCACGCGGCGTACGCCGCCCGGATCCGGGCGCGGCCGCAGGGCCGCGGCCACGACGCGAAGCTGGCCTACCACTCGATGCAGAGCAGCGACCTGGTCACCGCGCTGCCGGCGCTGCTGCGCGCGATGGACGAGGCCGAGAAGCTCGGCGCGCCCGGGTCGGCGCTGCAGCACGTCGAGCAGGCACTGTCCATCTGGGACGCGGTCCCGGAGGCCGAGCGGCCCGAAGGGTTCGACGAGCTGCGGCTGCTGCACGAGGCGTCCTACTTCGCGGGCACGTCCGGCGAGCCCGAGCGCGCTGTGGCCTTCGCGCGGTCGGCCACGCAAGCCTTGAAGCCGGACACGGCGGCCGACCGCGCGGCCAAGACGTGGCGGCGGCTCGCCGAGGCCCTGCTGGCGCTGGAAGGCACCCTCGACGAAGCGACCGCGGCCATCGACCGCGCCTGGGACCTGGTGAAGGACACCGAGCCGAGCGGCACGCGCGCGTGGGTGCTGGCGGGCCGCGCCGGGTTCCTGCGGATCCTCGAACAGCCGGAGGCGGCGCTGGAGAGCGCGCGCGCCGCGGTCGCCGACGCGCAGGCGGTCGGGGCGGCGGCCGCGGAGGCCGCGGCCCTGGTCACCCTGGGCACGCTCGCCGACTCCGCGGGCGATCCCGCCGAGGCACGGGAGTGGCTGCGCAAGGCACAGCGGAAGGCACGGGACGCCGGCGCGCCGAACACCGAGATGCGCGCGACGTACTTCCTGGCACTGAGCTACGACGACCACGCCGACTTCGCCGAAGCGCTGGACCACGTCACGAGCGGCGTCGCCCGGGCGGAAGAGACCGGGCTCAGCTGGAGCGTCTACGGGCTGGAGCTGCGCGCCCGGCAGCTGACCCTGCGCTACCTGATGGGCGACTGGCCGGACGAGAGCGCCAGCCGGGCCGGGCGTGGGGTGTCCAGCGCGGTCGCCGCGCGGATCCTGGCGATCTGGTCGCTGTTCGTCGTCGCGCGCGGCCGGTTCGACGAAGCCGCGAAGCTCGTCGCCGGGTTGCGCCGGCATTGGACGGCGGACATGCAGATCCCGCTGTCGGTCGGGGACGCGGGCATCCAGCTGGCGTACTGGCGGGGCGACCGCGCCGAGGCCGTGCGCCGCGCCGAGGACCTCATCGGCTGGCTGGAACGGATCGAACCCGGTCTGCTGGCCGGCATCCGGGTGGCCGCGGTCGGGGTGACCGCCGCGGCCGCGCACGCCGCCGACGCCCGGGTCCGCGGCGACCAGGCCACGGCCGCCGCCGCGGTGGCGGCCGGCGAGCGGATGCTGGCGCACGGCCGGATGTGCGCGGTCGTCGGGCAACCGCGGTCCGGGACGCTCGGGCCGGAGGGCCGGGCGTGGCTGGCCCGGCTGGAGGCGGCGGCGTCCTGCCTGACCGGCCGGGGCGACGCGGAGAAGTGGGCGGCCGCGGCGGCGGCGTTCGGCTACGGCGCCGTGTACGAGCAGGCGATCTGCCACTGGCACGAGGCCGAAGCCCTGCTGGCCGCGGACGGTGACGCGGGCGCGGCCATCGAGGCGGCCCACGCCGTGGCCGTCCGCCTCGGCGCGATCCCGCTGCGCGACGCCGTCCGCGACCTGGCGCACCGCGCCCGCGTCGAGCTGGCGGGCGTCGAGCCGGCGGCCCCGGCCCGCACGGTGGCCGACCCGCTGACCGACCGCGAGCGCGACGTCCTCGAGCGCGTGGCCCTGGGCCGCACGAACCGCCAGGTCGGCGAAGAGCTGTACATCAGCGAAAAGACGGTGAGCGTCCACCTGTCCCGCGTGATGGCGAAACTCGGCGCGAGCCGCCGCGCGGAAGCGGTCGCGATCGCCTACGACCGCGGCCTCCTGACGGCCCCCACCGCCGAACACGCGTGA
- a CDS encoding succinic semialdehyde dehydrogenase, whose product MTSTTPANAVEDTPLPPTVGGVAGAPGSARAAQLVARVAGGADSAPIRMHAPFTGQPIATLPQATDADVRAVFAGARTAQRAWAERSPAERARVLTRLHDLVLARQDEVLDLVQVEAGKARLDAFDEVSATALVAAYYGKHAAKLLAPRRVAGVIPGLTRAGEIRHPKGVVGVISPWNYPLALTAMDVLPALAAGNAVVQKPDNQTALSALWLQELAEEAGLPAGTWQIVLGRGSKIGTALVEESDYLCFTGSTPTGKELAGQVAKRLTSYSLELGGKNPMVVLPDADIAKAATGAVTACFSSAGQLCVSVERIYVHEDIRDEFTRAFVARTAALKLGGALDYHAQMGSLTSEDQLATVSAHVEDARGKGASVLTGGRARPDLGPLFYEPTVLSGVTPDMVPFAEETFGPVVSIYGYTDVTDAIDRANDTPFGLNASVWSRNGRAGWEVAARLKAGTVNVNEGYAATFGSVGVPMGGMKDSGVGRRNGAEGLLKYTESQSIALQRGLALRPPRRVPGSLWSRGMTLGLKALRRLPR is encoded by the coding sequence ATGACCAGCACGACCCCCGCGAACGCGGTCGAAGACACCCCCTTGCCGCCGACCGTCGGCGGCGTCGCCGGGGCTCCCGGCTCGGCACGGGCGGCCCAGCTCGTCGCCCGCGTGGCCGGCGGCGCGGACTCGGCGCCGATCCGCATGCACGCCCCCTTCACCGGCCAGCCGATCGCGACGCTGCCCCAGGCCACCGACGCCGACGTCCGCGCGGTGTTCGCCGGCGCGCGGACGGCCCAGCGGGCCTGGGCGGAGCGCTCCCCCGCCGAGCGCGCCCGCGTCCTCACCCGGCTGCACGACCTCGTGCTCGCCCGCCAGGACGAGGTGCTCGACCTGGTCCAGGTCGAGGCGGGCAAGGCGCGGCTCGACGCGTTCGACGAGGTCAGCGCGACCGCGCTGGTCGCGGCCTACTACGGCAAGCACGCCGCGAAGCTGCTCGCCCCGCGCCGGGTCGCCGGCGTCATCCCCGGCCTGACCCGGGCCGGCGAGATCCGGCACCCCAAGGGCGTCGTCGGCGTCATCTCGCCGTGGAACTACCCCCTCGCGCTCACCGCGATGGACGTCCTCCCGGCGCTGGCCGCCGGCAACGCCGTGGTGCAGAAGCCGGACAACCAGACCGCGCTCTCGGCGCTGTGGCTGCAGGAGCTCGCCGAGGAGGCCGGGCTGCCGGCCGGGACCTGGCAGATCGTGCTCGGCCGCGGCTCGAAGATCGGCACCGCGCTGGTCGAGGAGTCGGACTACCTGTGCTTCACCGGGTCCACGCCGACCGGCAAGGAGCTGGCCGGCCAGGTGGCGAAGCGGCTGACGTCGTACTCGCTGGAGCTCGGCGGCAAGAACCCCATGGTCGTGCTGCCGGACGCCGACATCGCGAAGGCCGCGACGGGTGCGGTGACCGCGTGCTTCTCCTCGGCGGGCCAGCTGTGCGTGTCGGTCGAGCGGATCTACGTCCACGAAGACATCCGCGACGAGTTCACCCGCGCGTTCGTCGCCCGGACCGCGGCGCTGAAGCTCGGCGGCGCGCTGGACTACCACGCCCAGATGGGGTCGCTGACGTCGGAAGACCAGCTCGCGACGGTGTCGGCGCACGTCGAGGACGCCCGAGGGAAGGGCGCGTCCGTGCTCACCGGCGGCCGGGCCCGGCCCGACCTCGGCCCGCTGTTCTACGAGCCGACGGTGCTGTCCGGGGTCACGCCGGACATGGTGCCGTTCGCGGAGGAGACGTTCGGGCCGGTCGTCTCGATCTACGGCTACACCGACGTCACCGACGCCATCGACCGGGCCAACGACACGCCGTTCGGGCTCAACGCCAGCGTCTGGTCGCGCAACGGCCGCGCGGGCTGGGAGGTCGCGGCACGGCTCAAGGCCGGGACGGTCAACGTCAACGAGGGCTACGCGGCGACGTTCGGCAGCGTCGGCGTCCCGATGGGCGGCATGAAGGACTCGGGCGTCGGCCGCCGCAACGGCGCCGAGGGCCTCCTGAAGTACACGGAGTCCCAGTCGATCGCGCTGCAACGCGGCTTGGCCCTCCGCCCGCCTCGCCGGGTCCCGGGTTCGCTGTGGTCCCGCGGCATGACCCTGGGCCTCAAGGCCCTCCGCCGCCTCCCCCGCTGA
- a CDS encoding TetR/AcrR family transcriptional regulator has translation MTAAAHRTQAQRREQTRTALLDATIDCLVDVGYARTSVQEICARAGVSKGAVQHHFTAKAELMAAAVEHLTTKLRRQLAASLDELPSGGTGVAAAIDLLWTGYSGTLSTAVTELWVAARTDPELRAAIRPVDRALGRATLEHVTQVAGELPPERAEMLFWLTVNLTRGLALDAELGGDPNRRRQLLEEWKRIAVLLYQDAATAPS, from the coding sequence GTGACCGCGGCGGCACACCGGACCCAGGCGCAGCGGCGCGAACAGACCCGCACGGCGCTGCTCGACGCCACCATCGACTGCCTGGTGGACGTCGGGTACGCGCGCACGTCGGTGCAGGAGATCTGCGCCCGCGCCGGCGTCTCGAAGGGCGCGGTGCAGCACCACTTCACCGCGAAGGCCGAGCTGATGGCGGCCGCCGTCGAACACCTGACGACGAAGCTGCGCCGCCAGCTCGCCGCGTCGCTGGACGAGCTGCCCAGCGGCGGCACCGGCGTCGCCGCGGCGATCGACCTGCTCTGGACCGGCTACTCCGGCACCCTTTCCACCGCCGTCACCGAGCTGTGGGTCGCCGCCCGCACCGACCCCGAGCTGCGCGCGGCCATCCGCCCGGTCGACCGCGCGCTCGGCCGCGCCACGCTGGAGCACGTCACCCAGGTCGCCGGCGAGCTGCCGCCCGAACGCGCGGAAATGCTGTTCTGGCTCACCGTGAACCTGACCCGCGGGCTGGCGCTGGACGCCGAGCTCGGCGGCGACCCGAACCGGCGGCGGCAGCTGCTGGAAGAGTGGAAGCGGATCGCGGTGCTGCTCTACCAGGACGCAGCCACTGCGCCAAGCTGA
- a CDS encoding acyl-CoA dehydrogenase family protein: MPLQLPKSSWSTTELDDLRELSRSFLQKEAVPHQERWAAEKKVDRELWTKAGDVGLLCLSIPEEYGGGGGTFAHEAVLYEEQARSGDSAWGVTVHNGIVAHYLNAYAAEEKKREWLPKMASGELVGAIAMTEPGTGSDLQGIKTRAVRDGDHYVINGAKTFITNGLHAGLVVVAVKTDPDAGAQGVSLIVVETDTPGFRRGRVLDKVGLKGQDTAELFFDDVRVPAANLLGDAEGQGFFQLMLQLPQERLIIAVTAVAGLEAAVDLTLEYTKERTAFGRPIFSFQNTKFKLAEAATEAAVARAFLDQCIERHLKGELDVQGAAMAKLWTTERVNKVIDDCVQLFGGYGYMSEYPIARAWADVRISRIFGGTSEIMKEIISRSL; this comes from the coding sequence GTGCCGCTTCAACTCCCGAAGAGCTCCTGGAGCACGACCGAGCTCGACGACCTCCGCGAGCTGTCGCGGTCGTTCCTGCAGAAGGAGGCCGTGCCGCACCAGGAACGCTGGGCGGCCGAGAAGAAGGTCGACCGCGAGCTGTGGACGAAGGCCGGCGACGTCGGCCTGCTCTGCCTCTCCATCCCCGAGGAGTACGGCGGGGGCGGCGGCACCTTCGCCCACGAGGCCGTGCTCTACGAAGAGCAGGCCCGCTCGGGCGACAGCGCGTGGGGCGTGACCGTCCACAACGGAATCGTCGCGCACTACCTCAACGCGTACGCCGCCGAAGAGAAGAAGCGCGAGTGGCTGCCGAAGATGGCCAGCGGCGAGCTGGTCGGCGCGATCGCGATGACCGAGCCCGGCACCGGCTCCGACCTGCAGGGCATCAAGACCCGCGCGGTGCGCGACGGCGACCACTACGTCATCAACGGCGCGAAGACCTTCATCACCAACGGGTTGCACGCCGGCCTGGTGGTCGTCGCGGTCAAGACCGACCCGGACGCGGGCGCGCAGGGCGTCTCGCTGATCGTGGTCGAGACCGACACCCCGGGCTTCCGCCGCGGCCGCGTGCTCGACAAGGTCGGCCTCAAGGGCCAGGACACCGCCGAGCTGTTCTTCGACGACGTCCGCGTGCCCGCGGCCAACCTCCTCGGCGACGCCGAGGGCCAGGGCTTCTTCCAGCTGATGCTGCAGCTGCCGCAGGAACGGCTGATCATCGCCGTCACCGCGGTGGCCGGCCTGGAGGCGGCGGTCGACCTCACGCTGGAGTACACGAAGGAACGCACGGCGTTCGGCCGGCCCATCTTTTCCTTCCAGAACACCAAGTTCAAGCTCGCCGAGGCCGCCACCGAGGCCGCCGTCGCGCGGGCGTTCCTCGACCAGTGCATCGAACGCCACCTCAAGGGCGAGCTCGACGTCCAGGGCGCGGCGATGGCGAAGCTGTGGACCACCGAGCGCGTCAACAAGGTGATCGACGACTGCGTGCAGCTCTTCGGCGGCTACGGCTACATGTCCGAGTACCCGATCGCGCGCGCGTGGGCCGACGTCCGGATCTCGCGGATCTTCGGTGGTACCAGCGAGATCATGAAGGAAATCATCTCCCGCTCGCTCTGA
- a CDS encoding CaiB/BaiF CoA transferase family protein, which translates to MKAGPLSGLKVVELAGLAPGPFAAMILSDLGADVVRVDRAAPGEDVLGIQTDPLARGRRSVGINTKTPEGVELVLKLCDTADILIEPFRPGVAERIGLGPDVVHARNPRLVYGRMTGWGQDGPLATAAGHDINYIGISGALEPIGRAGERPVPPLNLVGDFGGGGLLLAMGILAALYERNTSGRGQVVDASMVDGAALLTTSLHGMAAAGLWGGARGENMLDGGAPFYDTYETADGKYVAVGAIEMRFWGDFVKVLELDPADLPLHIDSSQWPRLREIVAGAIAKHTRDDLVARAEGTDACLTPVLSPSEAPQHPHNAARGTFVEIGGMVQPAPAPRFGRTPPETPEAPRAKGSDTEAVLAELGVTDLGALRSAGAIA; encoded by the coding sequence ATGAAAGCAGGTCCGCTCAGCGGCCTGAAGGTGGTGGAACTGGCCGGGCTCGCCCCCGGCCCGTTCGCCGCGATGATCCTTTCCGACCTCGGCGCCGACGTCGTCCGCGTCGACCGCGCGGCACCGGGGGAGGACGTGCTGGGCATCCAGACCGACCCGCTCGCCCGCGGCCGCCGCTCGGTCGGCATCAACACCAAGACGCCCGAGGGCGTCGAACTGGTGCTGAAGCTGTGCGACACCGCCGACATCCTCATCGAGCCCTTCCGCCCCGGCGTCGCCGAACGGATCGGGCTCGGCCCCGACGTCGTCCACGCCCGCAACCCGCGGCTGGTCTACGGCCGGATGACCGGCTGGGGCCAGGACGGCCCGCTGGCCACCGCGGCCGGGCACGACATCAACTACATCGGCATCTCCGGCGCGCTCGAGCCGATCGGGCGCGCGGGCGAGCGGCCGGTGCCGCCACTCAACCTCGTCGGCGACTTCGGCGGCGGCGGGCTGCTGCTGGCGATGGGCATCCTGGCCGCGCTGTACGAACGGAACACCTCGGGCCGCGGGCAGGTCGTCGACGCGTCGATGGTGGACGGCGCCGCGCTGCTCACCACGAGCCTGCACGGCATGGCCGCGGCCGGGCTCTGGGGCGGCGCCCGTGGCGAGAACATGCTCGACGGCGGCGCCCCCTTCTACGACACCTACGAAACCGCGGACGGCAAGTACGTCGCCGTCGGCGCGATCGAGATGCGGTTCTGGGGCGACTTCGTGAAGGTCCTCGAGCTGGACCCGGCGGACCTGCCGCTGCACATCGACAGTTCGCAGTGGCCCCGCCTTCGCGAGATCGTGGCGGGGGCGATCGCCAAGCACACCCGCGACGACCTCGTCGCGCGCGCCGAAGGCACCGACGCCTGCCTGACGCCGGTGCTGTCGCCTTCGGAGGCTCCGCAACACCCGCACAACGCGGCGCGCGGAACGTTCGTCGAGATCGGCGGCATGGTCCAGCCCGCGCCGGCCCCGCGGTTCGGCCGCACCCCGCCCGAGACGCCGGAAGCCCCGCGCGCCAAGGGATCCGACACCGAAGCCGTGCTCGCCGAACTGGGCGTCACGGACCTCGGCGCCCTACGTTCGGCGGGGGCGATCGCCTAG
- a CDS encoding GNAT family N-acetyltransferase, with product MDDDVPRVVLRPVAEGDLDLLERLTNDPVAAGEHQWFGWHDPGYLRRRWQETGMLTTETGMLVPTLGGRILGLVSWHRSRTGPTSYCWNVGLVLAPEARGHGYGTEAQRLLAEYLFAHTQLNRVEATTEVGNRAEQRSLEKAGFTREGILRGYGFRDGEWRDSVVYSVVRSDLAKT from the coding sequence ATGGACGACGATGTTCCGAGAGTCGTGCTCCGGCCCGTGGCCGAAGGCGATCTCGACCTCCTGGAACGGCTGACCAACGATCCCGTCGCCGCCGGGGAGCACCAGTGGTTCGGCTGGCACGATCCCGGCTACCTGCGCCGCCGCTGGCAGGAAACCGGCATGCTCACCACCGAAACCGGGATGCTCGTGCCGACGCTCGGCGGCCGCATCCTCGGTCTCGTCTCCTGGCACCGCAGCCGCACCGGGCCGACGTCCTACTGCTGGAACGTCGGACTCGTGCTGGCGCCGGAAGCGCGTGGCCACGGCTACGGCACCGAAGCCCAGCGGCTGCTCGCCGAGTACCTCTTCGCCCACACCCAGCTCAACCGGGTCGAAGCGACGACCGAGGTCGGCAACCGCGCCGAACAGCGCTCGCTCGAGAAAGCCGGCTTCACGCGCGAAGGCATCCTTCGCGGCTACGGCTTCCGTGACGGCGAGTGGCGCGACAGCGTCGTCTACTCGGTCGTGCGCTCCGACCTGGCCAAGACCTAG
- a CDS encoding crotonase/enoyl-CoA hydratase family protein, protein MTRNILVERDGAVTTVTIDRPAARNAVDGPTAAELAEAFREFDADPGAAVAVLTGSGGAFCAGADLKAIGTDRVNRTHPDGDGPMGPTRMRLGKPVIAAVHGHAVAGGLELALWCDLRVADATAVFGVFCRRWGVPLIDGGTVRLPRLIGQSRAMDLILTGRAVEAPEALEIGLANRLAPAGEAVSAAQELARQLAAFPQTCLRGDRLSALEQWGKSEEDALATEFRAAMGARVLAAEAVDGAARFAGGEGRHGTFT, encoded by the coding sequence ATGACCCGGAACATACTGGTCGAGCGGGACGGCGCGGTGACGACGGTCACCATCGACCGCCCCGCCGCCCGCAACGCCGTCGACGGGCCGACCGCGGCCGAGCTCGCCGAGGCGTTCCGCGAGTTCGACGCGGACCCCGGCGCCGCCGTCGCGGTCCTCACCGGATCGGGTGGCGCGTTCTGCGCCGGAGCGGACCTCAAGGCGATCGGCACCGACCGGGTGAACCGCACTCACCCGGACGGGGACGGCCCGATGGGCCCGACCCGGATGCGCCTCGGCAAGCCGGTGATCGCCGCCGTGCACGGGCACGCCGTCGCGGGCGGGCTGGAGCTGGCGCTGTGGTGCGACCTGCGGGTCGCGGACGCGACGGCGGTGTTCGGGGTGTTCTGCCGCCGCTGGGGCGTGCCGCTGATCGACGGCGGCACGGTCCGGCTGCCGCGGCTGATCGGCCAGTCCCGCGCGATGGACCTGATCCTGACCGGACGGGCCGTCGAGGCGCCCGAAGCGCTGGAGATCGGCTTGGCGAACCGGCTCGCGCCGGCCGGCGAAGCGGTTTCCGCGGCGCAGGAGCTGGCGCGGCAGCTCGCGGCGTTCCCGCAGACGTGCCTGCGGGGCGACCGGCTCTCGGCGCTCGAGCAGTGGGGGAAGTCCGAAGAGGACGCGCTCGCGACGGAGTTCCGGGCGGCGATGGGCGCGAGGGTGCTGGCGGCGGAAGCGGTCGACGGCGCGGCCCGGTTCGCCGGCGGCGAGGGCCGGCACGGCACTTTCACGTGA
- a CDS encoding helix-turn-helix transcriptional regulator: protein MTGDPGVDALIRQWAAEREQTPEEQEVDRIASAWLADAPAQAPGIPGQRARTGQQRFVPVEAADPGYLDAMRRRLPEVPEELLTAAAGWWQMVGGVAEAEEWWDAGLSPLDQRALDYRAAGLAPSDLSRRLGPMTVLQHLRRGSAPAWCVARLARQQKSA, encoded by the coding sequence ATGACCGGAGATCCCGGAGTGGACGCGCTGATCCGGCAATGGGCCGCGGAGCGCGAGCAGACCCCCGAAGAGCAGGAGGTCGACCGCATCGCGTCCGCGTGGCTGGCGGACGCGCCTGCGCAGGCTCCGGGCATCCCCGGCCAGCGTGCCCGTACGGGGCAGCAGCGGTTCGTCCCGGTCGAGGCGGCCGATCCCGGCTACCTCGACGCGATGCGGCGCCGGTTGCCGGAAGTACCCGAAGAGCTCCTCACCGCCGCCGCGGGCTGGTGGCAGATGGTCGGCGGCGTCGCCGAGGCCGAGGAGTGGTGGGACGCCGGTCTCAGCCCGCTCGACCAGCGGGCCCTCGACTACCGGGCGGCCGGGCTCGCGCCGTCCGACCTGAGCCGCCGGCTCGGGCCGATGACCGTCCTTCAGCACCTCCGCCGCGGCAGTGCCCCGGCCTGGTGCGTCGCGCGCCTCGCGCGGCAGCAGAAGTCCGCCTGA
- a CDS encoding lytic transglycosylase domain-containing protein encodes MRTRTGKNEDDPIDASVEEAAPAAPAPAPRSASVAVLTRLIVVLAVLAVAGGGIWLVTRASTPEASPLTTEIPALQVKAADVRPGSVAPAGGAVAGGAEQQTSPQQARSTGPATLSQWATQVAAATGVPARALQAYGNAELAMRADQPKCKISWATLAGIGRIESNHGQYAGAVLGADGRPSKPIIGVPLDGSAGVQAIGDTDGGRYDGDAGVDRAVGPMQFIPSTWRKWASDGNGDGLGDPQQIDDAALGAARYLCAGGRDMASPSGWWAGILSYNNSTEYAQKVFGLADGYAKGAQSVRKQG; translated from the coding sequence GTGCGCACCAGGACCGGAAAGAACGAGGACGACCCGATCGACGCGAGCGTCGAGGAAGCCGCCCCCGCCGCACCGGCACCGGCGCCGCGCTCCGCGAGTGTCGCGGTGCTCACCCGGCTGATCGTGGTCCTCGCCGTGCTGGCCGTGGCCGGCGGCGGGATCTGGCTCGTCACCCGCGCGTCGACGCCGGAGGCGAGCCCGCTCACCACCGAAATCCCCGCCCTGCAGGTCAAGGCGGCCGACGTCCGCCCGGGGTCGGTCGCGCCGGCCGGCGGTGCGGTCGCGGGCGGGGCCGAGCAGCAGACGTCTCCCCAGCAGGCCCGCAGCACCGGCCCGGCGACGCTGTCCCAGTGGGCGACCCAGGTCGCCGCGGCGACCGGAGTCCCGGCGCGGGCGCTGCAGGCGTACGGCAACGCCGAGCTGGCGATGCGCGCGGACCAGCCGAAGTGCAAGATCTCGTGGGCCACGCTCGCCGGCATCGGCCGGATCGAGTCGAACCACGGCCAGTACGCGGGCGCGGTCCTCGGCGCGGACGGCCGCCCGTCCAAGCCGATCATCGGCGTCCCCCTCGACGGATCGGCGGGCGTCCAGGCGATCGGCGACACGGACGGCGGCCGCTACGACGGCGACGCCGGTGTCGACCGGGCGGTCGGCCCGATGCAGTTCATCCCGAGCACGTGGCGCAAGTGGGCATCGGACGGCAACGGCGACGGCCTCGGCGACCCCCAGCAGATCGACGACGCGGCTTTGGGGGCGGCGCGTTATCTGTGCGCGGGCGGGCGGGACATGGCGAGCCCTTCGGGGTGGTGGGCCGGGATCCTGTCGTACAACAACTCGACGGAGTACGCGCAGAAGGTGTTCGGCCTGGCCGATGGCTATGCGAAGGGTGCCCAGTCGGTGCGCAAGCAAGGCTGA
- a CDS encoding DUF3817 domain-containing protein, whose product MTTSTEGAAQTAVPLAGPLVRFRTAAYVTGVGLLGLCFVMVLRYGFDNPTPSAVYSPIHGVLYMIYLVLTIDLAIKARWSIKGTVLVLLAGCVPFVSFLVERRVTHKVKAGQKL is encoded by the coding sequence ATGACCACCAGCACCGAAGGTGCCGCCCAGACCGCGGTGCCGCTCGCCGGCCCCCTCGTCCGGTTCCGCACCGCCGCCTACGTCACCGGCGTCGGGCTGCTCGGCCTCTGTTTCGTCATGGTGCTGCGCTACGGCTTCGACAACCCGACGCCGTCGGCGGTCTACTCGCCGATCCACGGCGTGCTGTACATGATCTACCTCGTGCTGACCATCGACCTGGCGATCAAGGCCCGCTGGTCGATCAAGGGCACCGTGCTCGTGCTGCTGGCCGGCTGCGTCCCGTTCGTCTCGTTCCTCGTCGAGCGCCGGGTGACGCACAAGGTCAAGGCCGGGCAGAAGCTGTAA